The following are encoded together in the Culex pipiens pallens isolate TS chromosome 1, TS_CPP_V2, whole genome shotgun sequence genome:
- the LOC120423582 gene encoding venom protease-like encodes MSCRGLLRLAILLATILAPVTVVLATDKEAATRIVDSKCLDYVNMVSTPHDIITLDLDSPVRQSYTLQCPLQNPYVVGGKAVQKDEFPHMVALGYVAPAFQRNNWKFQCGGTLISELFVLTAAHCINRDLRIARLGVVDVDDPDAQDFRIEEEIIHEEYSPTTKYNDLALLRLDRNVTITLHLRPACLATDRAERNRRATVTGWGKTGRVSELSNVLNKVSLDVPEDRRACARMYSGPGKAKLVDSQICAGSLAGDQDACQGDSGGPLQVFDEDKCRYHLLGVVSYGKICGSAEYGVYTRVSRYLEWIVARVWPDEWARKEEWDY; translated from the exons ATGTCTTGCCGCGGACTACTTCGATTGGCCATCCTGCTGGCCACCATCCTCGCTCCGGTGACAGTGGTCCTTGCCACCGACAAGGAGGCCGCCACCCGGATCGTCGATTCCA AATGCCTGGACTACGTCAACATGGTGTCGACCCCGCACGACATCATCACGCTCGACCTGGACTCGCCCGTTCGGCAGTCGTACACGCTGCAGTGTCCGCTGCAGAATCCGTACGTGGTCGGCGGGAAGGCGGTCCAGAAGGACGAGTTCCCGCACATGGTGGCGCTCGGGTATGTTGCGCCGGCTTTCCAAAGAAACAATTGGAAGTTCCAGTGCGGCGGAACGCTCATTAGCGAACTGTTTGTCCTGACGGCGGCCCACTGTATCAATCG ggatttgcGGATCGCTCGGTTGGGGGTTGTGGACGTCGACGATCCGgacgcgcaggattttcgaatAGAGGAGGAAATCATCCACGAAGAGTACTCTCCCACGACCAAGTACAACGACCTGGCGCTGCTTCGTCTGGACCGGAACGTGACCATAACGTTGCACCTGCGACCGGCCTGTTTGGCGACGGATCGTGCCGAGCGGAACCGACGGGCAACTGTGACCGGATGGGGCAAGACAGGGAGGG TTTCCGAGCTGTCTAACGTGCTGAACAAGGTGTCGCTGGACGTTCCGGAGGATCGACGGGCTTGTGCCCGGATGTACAGTGGTCCCGGTAAGGCAAAACTTGTGGACAGCCAGATTTGTGCCGGGTCGTTGGCCGGGGATCAGGACGCCTGCCAGGGCGATTCCGGCGGACCGCTGCAAGTGTTCGATGAGGACAAGTGCCGGTACCACCTGCTCGGAGTGGTTTCCTATGGGAAGATCTGCGGCTCGGCGGAGTACGGCGTGTACACGCGCGTTTCGCGCTACCTCGAGTGGATTGTGGCCCGGGTTTGGCCGGACGAGTGGGCGCGGAAGGAGGAGTGGGACTATTGA
- the LOC120423563 gene encoding serine protease snake-like yields the protein MLLHLWTLFGVIVCVLVRENSAALKEFDPCKHGGKPGTCRGYSVCKAQLQNKRITICSYNAREAVVCCPDGEENRFSGDSDQVPPSSSSPNSLEEDRNARIAVKKCNEYRKLSYNRIAVSTLTLTPTVVSFEVPKCDNIVKLIVGGNVTKPGEFPHMAAIGWRRGRQVSFDCGGSLISNRYVLTAAHCFVEVDGTFPSFVRLGDQNLVRTDDGAKPRDVEIDDFIRHPDFKRNQGLYNDIALVRLVGTVPFDNFIRPACLYDRQEVSAEQAIATGFGLTEDHGDKSDELLKVSLNVYDNQVCSKGYANSRQLKKGIQRSQLCVGSVVGGQDTCQGDSGGPLQITKQENHCVFYVIGVTSFGQTCGSTVPAIYTRVAAYLDWIEPIVWG from the exons ATGTTGTTGCACCTTTGGACGCTTTTCGGCGTGATCGTGTGCGTTCTGGTTCGCGAAAACAGTGCAGCGTTAAAAG AATTCGACCCGTGCAAGCACGGCGGCAAACCGGGCACCTGCCGCGGCTACTCGGTGTGCAAGGCCCAGCTGCAGAACAAGCGGATCACCATCTGCAGCTACAACGCCCGCGAGGCCGTCGTCTGCTGCCCGGACGGGGAGGAGAACCGGTTCAGCGGGGACTCTGACCAAGTCCCGCCGTCGTCGTCCTCTCCGAATTCGTTGGAGGAAGATCGCAATGCCCGGATTGCGGTGAAAA AATGCAACGAATACCGGAAGTTGTCGTACAATCGGATCGCGGTCAGCACGTTAACTCTGACGCCGACGGTGGTCAGCTTTGAGGTGCCAAAGTGTGACAACATCGTGAAGCTGATCGTCGGTGGGAATGTGACCAAACCGGGCGAGTTTCCGCACATGGCCGCCATCGGGTGGCGCCGGGGTCGGCAGGTGTCGTTTGATTGTGGTGGGTCGTTGATCAGCAATCGTTACGTCCTGACGGCGGCGCACTGTTTCGTGGAGGTCGATGGGACATTTCCCTCCTTCGTTCGCCTCGGCGACCAGAACCTGGTTCGAACGGACGACGGTGCCAAGCCACGGGACGTGGAAATCGATGACTTCATCCGGCATCCGGATTTCAAGCGGAACCAAGGTCTCTACAACGACATCGCCCTAGTCCGACTGGTCGGAACGGTCCCATTTGATAACTTTATCCGACCAGCATGTCTCTACGACCGCCAGGAGGTGTCCGCCGAACAGGCCATCGCCACCGGATTCGGTCTCACCGAGGATC ACGGTGACAAGTCGGACGAACTGCTCAAAGTGTCGCTGAACGTGTACGACAACCAGGTGTGTAGCAAGGGTTACGCCAACAGTCGCCAGCTGAAGAAGGGCATCCAGCGGAGTCAGCTGTGCGTGGGCAGTGTGGTTGGGGGACAGGACACCTGCCAGGGGGATTCCGGTGGACCGTTGCAGATTACCAAGCAGGAGAATCATTGCGTGTTTTACGTCATCGGAGTTACGTCGTTTGGGCAGACTTGCGGATCGACGGTGCCGGCGATTTACACCCGGGTGGCGGCGTATTTGGACTGGATTGAGCCGATTGTGTGGGGGTGA